Proteins encoded by one window of Rutidosis leptorrhynchoides isolate AG116_Rl617_1_P2 chromosome 7, CSIRO_AGI_Rlap_v1, whole genome shotgun sequence:
- the LOC139860428 gene encoding uncharacterized protein has protein sequence MKIILVLNQNNNEHNDEHNINDRYISALTPTAIANCIPRIEHLNGTNFASWKDQIKISLGITDLDYALRFDQSAPLTDKTTVEQKRTYDIWERSNRMSLMIMKNSISPAIRGAIPDSENAKEFLEFVEEQFKGSSKSHASTLILKMLTTKYDGVSGIREHIMMMNDMASKLKGMNMEISEGFIVHFIMTSLPSQYGPFKINYNTQKEKWKMGELIAMCVQEEEKLKIEKPNVAHLTTAKTTHKKVFKITKVQNGRKEVPQKKVL, from the coding sequence ATGAAAATTATTTTAGTCcttaatcaaaataataatgaGCATAATGATGAGCATAATATTAATGACCGTTACATTTCAGCTTTAACACCCACTGCTATTGCAAACTGTATTCCTCGTATAGAACACTTGAACGGAACGAATTTTGCATCGTGGAAAGATCAAATTAAGATTTCCCTCGGCATAACTGATTTGGACTATGCTTTAAGATTTGATCAATCTGCACCTCTTACCGACAAAACTACGGTTGAACAAAAGAGGACTTATGACATATGGGAAAGATCAAATCGCATGTCCCTAATGATAATGAAGAATTCTATATCGCCCGCTATTCGAGGAGCCATTCCTGACTCCGAAAATGCTAAAGAATTCTTAGAATTTGTCGAGGAACAATTTAAGGGCTCATCTAAATCTCATGCGAGTACCCTTATTCTTAAGATGCTTACCACGAAGTATGATGGTGTTAGTGGGATACGTGAGCACATCATGATGATGAATGACATGGCCTCAAAATTAAAGGGCATGAACATGGAAATATCTGAAGGTTTTATCGTTCACTTCATTATGACATCTCTCCCTTCTCAGTATGGTCCTTTTAAGATCAACTATAACACTCAAAAGGAGAAATGGAAAATGGGCGAGTTGATTGCCATGTGTGTCCAAGAAGAGGAAAAGTTGAAAATTGAAAAACCCAATGTTGCTCACCTCACCACCGCTAAGACTACTCATAAGAAAGTTTTCAAAATAACAAAGGTTCAAAATGGGAGAAAGGAAGTTCCGCAAAAGAAAGTTCTTTAA
- the LOC139860429 gene encoding WAT1-related protein At3g30340-like, which translates to MDTSKYSKWYPVLILLAIHFVFATINVLLKKVIEDGMNHLVFISYRLTIATIFLAPVAFIFERKSEAKLTYNILFNLFISAILGASLSQYLFLLGIQYTSATFTCAFLNLVPVITFVMSLPFGLESVNIKSTGGKAKVIGTLVCVGGAFLLTLYKGVPLFNHHSHLQATTESKHVQSITRILMSNLATKKARWTSGSLALVAGTILWSSWFLLQSNIGKRYPLRYTSTAIMMLFGAIQSFVLSLSIERDLSSWILKGKLEIFSVIYAGIVGSGFCYAGMAWCVKKRGPVFCAAFSPLVQIIAAVIDIPYLHGPLHLGSLVGSVIVVVGLYILLWGKNTEMQTSCVTKGDQENEITKVQDLESHSTKDSQIIGK; encoded by the exons ATGGATACTAGTAAGTATAGCAAATGGTACCCGGTTTTAATCTTGCttgctatccattttgtgtttgctACAATAAATGTACTTCTTAAAAAGGTTATAGAAGATGGAATGAACCATCTTGTCTTTATATCATATCGTCTAACTATCGCTACCATCTTTTTGGCCCCTGTAGCCTTCATTTTCGAAAG AAAAAGTGAGGCGAAACTTACATACAACAtattgttcaacctttttataagtGCCATTCTTGG GGCATCACTTAGTCAATACTTGTTTCTTCTCGGTATACAATACACATCCGCCACTTTCACTTGCGCATTTCTTAACCTGGTGCCCGTGATCACATTCGTTATGTCATTACCTTTCGG GTTGGAAAGCGTGAACATAAAATCAACTGGCGGAAAAGCGAAAGTGATAGGGACACTAGTATGTGTAGGAGGTGCATTCTTACTCACCTTGTACAAAGGTGTCCCTTTATTTAACCACCATTCACATTTGCAAGCCACAACCGAGTCGAAACATGTTCAATCTATTACTAGGATACTAATGTCAAATTTAGCAACGAAAAAAGCAAGATGGACGTCAGGTTCGTTGGCATTGGTTGCGGGTACAATTTTGTGGTCTTCGTGGTTTCTTCTCCAATCGAACATTGGAAAAAGATACCCGTTGAGGTATACTAGTACCGCCATCATGATGCTCTTTGGTGCCATTCAATCTTTCGTCTTAAGCTTGTCCATTGAACGAGACCTTTCGTCGTGGATTCTTAAAGGGAAACTAGAAATCTTTAGTGTCATTTATGCC GGAATTGTGGGTTCAGGGTTTTGCTACGCTGGGATGGCGTGGTGCGTGAAGAAAAGGGGTCCGGTTTTTTGTGCAGCATTTAGTCCACTTGTTCAGATTATAGCAGCCGTTATCGACATTCCATATTTACATGGACCATTACATCTTGGAAG TTTAGTGGGATCGGTGATCGTGGTCGTAGGATTATACATTCTCCTATGGGGAAAGAATACAGAAATGCAAACTTCTTGTGTCACGAAAGGCGATCAAGAAAATGAAATAACCAAAGTTCAAGATCTTGAGTCTCATTCAACCAAGGATTCACAAATTATAGGAAAATAG